A single region of the Chitinophaga niabensis genome encodes:
- a CDS encoding ABC transporter ATP-binding protein, which translates to MIQLRNITKHYPVGFGKHEILKDVNLVIHEGEFVSIMGPSGSGKSTLLHILGLLEEPSDGQYLFQGELVNKMNDKKRTQLHRGTIGFVFQAYHLIDELTVYENIETPLLYKDMPSSERKSRVADILDRFNMVAKKDLFPNQLSGGQQQLVGIARAIVAEPAVIFADEPTGNLHSDQAKVIMELFAELNKKDGITIVQVTHSDTNAEFGNRIIRIKDGKVE; encoded by the coding sequence ATGATTCAACTACGCAACATTACAAAGCACTACCCGGTAGGGTTTGGCAAACATGAAATTTTAAAGGATGTGAACCTGGTTATTCACGAAGGAGAGTTTGTGTCTATCATGGGTCCCTCCGGCTCCGGGAAGTCTACATTGTTGCATATCCTGGGTCTGCTGGAAGAACCTTCTGACGGGCAATACCTGTTCCAGGGAGAGCTGGTGAATAAGATGAACGATAAAAAACGCACCCAGCTTCACCGGGGTACCATAGGTTTTGTATTCCAGGCCTATCACCTGATAGATGAGCTCACCGTATACGAAAACATAGAAACACCATTGTTATATAAGGACATGCCCTCCTCCGAACGCAAAAGCCGCGTGGCGGATATACTAGACAGGTTCAATATGGTGGCAAAAAAAGACCTGTTCCCCAATCAGCTTTCCGGCGGCCAGCAGCAGCTGGTGGGAATTGCACGGGCCATTGTTGCCGAACCCGCTGTGATCTTTGCAGATGAACCTACCGGAAACCTGCACTCAGACCAGGCTAAGGTGATCATGGAGCTGTTCGCAGAACTGAATAAAAAGGATGGTATTACCATCGTACAGGTTACCCATTCAGATACTAACGCCGAATTCGGAAACCGGATCATCCGGATCAAGGACGGTAAGGTGGAATAA
- a CDS encoding ABC transporter permease: MLKNYLKIAWRNIWKSKQVSAVNIIGMSVAIAAALLLCFTVYSEFSYDNFHLNKKNLYQLYYSEARAEGPRTHLSTPIPLAPAMKEEMPGVVNIVRVANDAAGIRTTAGEVQTIGINCVDSSFLRMFTFPAVSGHLRLGLNDAIITEGTAAKLFKKEDPVGKTVSINQGDGWQAFTISAVVKDIPDNSSINFDVLLRLERVTDYAGNKDEWGHSNLYTFAQLTPGVTGEEMEKRSIALTKKYYEEDVDKYKKAGAKADKYGAYMHIGFIPMEEVHLTENGQKNTGRVMMLYMLLFIAAFLLFIASINFINLSMARAFTRAKEVGMRKALGAAKFQLALQLSGEAMVLFFFSLVLGIGLAYIAMPTYNAVLRYHLSFGILKDPGVITGMAIVFLLISILAGGYPALVLARAKTLQVLKGKINSGRNNYFRNSLIVTQFVFSSLLICCTIIAWQQMNFLKNKSLGFNTHEVVSIPVSNEVDAGQVLERMKAKLAQQPGILSISAARSNFGRGRDGSISTSVVGFSYKNQELMTNLQFVSYDYLKTMDIKLLAGREFSPQMADSNSIIINERMALQLGVKDIEGFTVRFEEDGPAYSVIGIMKDYHFQSLHRKIEPLTLSLNNEGRPSDYIFIRTAPGNLEASMATIESAWKASAPGAFLGSFVDENTARLYTGDKVLAKIFISGAVITIIISCMGLFAIALITIGQRNKEIGIRKVLGAGVVTITALISRDFLKLVILAILIATPIAWFVMNKWLGIYAYSIDINWWVFLLAGLLAISIAAITVGFQTIRAALMNPVKALRSE, from the coding sequence ATGCTTAAAAACTATCTTAAAATAGCCTGGCGCAATATCTGGAAATCAAAACAGGTTTCTGCTGTTAATATTATTGGGATGAGTGTTGCCATCGCAGCAGCACTGTTATTGTGCTTCACGGTTTACAGTGAATTCTCGTATGATAATTTCCATCTTAATAAAAAGAACCTGTACCAGCTTTATTACAGCGAGGCACGTGCAGAAGGGCCACGTACACATCTTTCCACTCCCATTCCCTTAGCTCCCGCAATGAAAGAGGAAATGCCGGGAGTGGTGAATATCGTGAGAGTTGCCAACGACGCAGCGGGTATCCGTACCACTGCGGGCGAAGTACAGACCATCGGGATCAATTGTGTGGACAGCTCTTTCCTGCGCATGTTCACATTCCCGGCCGTTAGCGGCCATCTGCGGTTGGGGCTCAATGATGCCATTATCACAGAAGGAACGGCTGCGAAGCTCTTTAAGAAAGAAGATCCTGTCGGCAAAACAGTGTCCATTAACCAGGGTGATGGCTGGCAAGCCTTTACTATTTCGGCCGTAGTGAAAGATATACCGGATAATTCCAGTATTAATTTTGATGTACTGCTCCGTCTTGAAAGGGTAACTGATTATGCAGGTAACAAAGACGAATGGGGCCATTCCAACCTCTATACCTTCGCCCAATTAACACCAGGGGTTACCGGGGAAGAGATGGAAAAGAGAAGTATAGCCCTGACGAAAAAATACTACGAGGAGGATGTTGATAAATATAAGAAGGCAGGCGCAAAAGCAGATAAGTACGGAGCATATATGCATATTGGGTTCATTCCCATGGAAGAGGTACACTTAACAGAAAACGGCCAGAAGAATACAGGCAGGGTGATGATGTTGTATATGCTGTTGTTCATTGCAGCATTCCTGCTTTTTATTGCGAGCATCAACTTCATTAACCTGAGTATGGCCAGGGCTTTTACACGGGCAAAAGAAGTAGGCATGCGTAAGGCGCTGGGCGCTGCCAAATTCCAGCTGGCCCTGCAGTTAAGCGGGGAAGCCATGGTATTGTTCTTCTTTTCCCTGGTATTGGGCATTGGTTTAGCCTATATCGCTATGCCTACTTATAATGCCGTGCTGCGATATCATCTCTCTTTCGGGATATTGAAAGATCCGGGAGTGATAACCGGTATGGCAATAGTATTCTTATTGATCTCCATCCTGGCCGGAGGTTATCCTGCATTGGTGCTGGCACGTGCTAAAACCCTGCAGGTATTAAAAGGAAAGATCAACAGCGGCAGGAATAATTACTTCCGCAATTCCCTTATCGTTACCCAGTTCGTATTTTCCAGTTTGCTGATCTGCTGTACCATTATTGCGTGGCAGCAGATGAACTTCCTGAAAAATAAATCATTAGGCTTTAATACACATGAAGTGGTGAGCATTCCGGTGAGCAATGAAGTAGATGCCGGGCAGGTCCTGGAAAGAATGAAAGCAAAACTGGCACAGCAACCCGGTATCCTCAGCATTTCCGCAGCCAGGAGCAATTTTGGCCGCGGCCGTGATGGCAGCATATCTACTTCTGTTGTTGGGTTCTCCTATAAGAACCAGGAGCTGATGACCAACCTGCAGTTCGTTTCGTACGATTATCTTAAAACCATGGATATAAAGCTGCTGGCGGGCCGTGAATTCAGTCCACAGATGGCAGATTCCAACAGCATCATTATCAATGAAAGGATGGCGCTGCAGTTAGGTGTGAAGGATATAGAAGGGTTTACCGTACGTTTTGAAGAAGATGGGCCTGCCTACAGCGTAATAGGGATCATGAAGGATTATCACTTTCAATCCCTGCACCGGAAGATAGAACCGCTTACATTATCACTGAACAATGAAGGACGTCCTTCCGACTATATTTTTATAAGAACGGCGCCAGGTAACCTTGAAGCTTCTATGGCAACGATCGAAAGTGCTTGGAAAGCTTCTGCGCCCGGCGCTTTCCTGGGTTCCTTTGTGGATGAGAATACGGCCCGGTTGTATACCGGGGATAAAGTATTGGCAAAGATCTTTATAAGCGGCGCGGTGATCACCATCATCATTTCCTGCATGGGACTGTTTGCCATTGCATTGATCACCATCGGTCAGCGCAATAAAGAAATAGGCATCCGCAAGGTTTTGGGCGCCGGCGTTGTTACAATTACTGCGCTGATCTCGCGGGATTTCCTGAAATTAGTAATATTGGCCATCCTGATAGCTACACCCATCGCCTGGTTTGTGATGAATAAGTGGCTGGGGATCTATGCCTATAGTATCGATATCAATTGGTGGGTGTTTCTGCTGGCCGGCCTGCTGGCCATCAGCATAGCAGCCATCACCGTCGGTTTTCAAACCATCAGGGCCGCCCTGATGAATCCTGTAAAAGCATTACGTTCAGAATAA
- a CDS encoding ABC transporter permease codes for MLTNYIKIAWRNLWNNKVFGIINIAGLTFGLTCCMFILLWVANEWSYNRFHEKLPNIYQVYSHQYYSNNEILTVTATPGPMADQLKAEIPGIQKAAAFSWMTEKLLAVGEKGYKSKGQYANTDVFQVFTFPFIDGDPSKALLGPNSIVLSEKMALNLFGESKAVGKIVRLDSKEDYMVTGVMKDLPDNASFKFEWLLPMERIVQENPWLKKWGGNAPRTYVLVDPKADIGKVNAKVKGIIQRNAKESQAEVFLYPYKDTYLEGRFNKGKLDGGRIEYVRLFIIIAIFVLLIACINFMNLSTARAIQRSKEVGVRKSIGAGRGALISQFLGESFALVTIATALSLLLVWILLPSFEKMVSVTLSVPLFTWYNMLALLFLALFTGFVAGSYPAFYLSSLNAVTTLKGGMLRLKSSAIWLRKGLVVFQFVVSTVLIVAAFLIYQQINFIKNRNLGLNKDQVVWFYNEGSMVNDLKPFRNALSGLPGVEAISDADQLPIQVGSNFSGIGWKGKSPNEDILFDNLLVGYDLQKTMQLEMVEGRTFSPEFATDTNGIVINETAAKVMSLKPPYVGQLLTVDDQQLPIIGVTRDFSSNHLEKKVAPMSIRYRSAKNKFVLVRIKPDQVETAIGSIEKVFKQFNPQYPFEIKYMDASFADMYKSEQVIGRLSAAFTALAIFIACLGLFGLATFTAQQRTKEIGIRKVLGASIMQILALLSKDFIRLVLIAVGIAMPLAGYFMHGWLNRFAYHVDISWWVYVSTGVIAIVLAMLTVSYQSIRTARMNPVKSLRSE; via the coding sequence ATGCTAACAAATTATATCAAAATAGCGTGGAGGAACCTTTGGAATAATAAGGTGTTTGGCATAATCAATATTGCAGGCTTAACATTTGGTTTAACCTGCTGTATGTTCATCCTGCTCTGGGTTGCCAATGAATGGAGCTATAACCGTTTCCATGAAAAGCTGCCCAATATCTACCAGGTGTATTCGCATCAGTATTATTCCAATAATGAAATCCTGACGGTAACTGCTACTCCAGGCCCCATGGCGGATCAGTTAAAAGCAGAGATCCCGGGTATTCAGAAAGCAGCAGCTTTCTCCTGGATGACAGAGAAATTATTGGCAGTGGGAGAGAAAGGATATAAAAGCAAGGGCCAATATGCCAATACGGATGTTTTCCAGGTATTTACATTTCCGTTTATTGACGGAGACCCCAGCAAAGCATTGCTTGGCCCTAACAGTATAGTACTCTCGGAAAAAATGGCGCTTAATTTATTTGGAGAGAGCAAAGCAGTAGGCAAGATTGTAAGGCTGGATAGTAAGGAAGATTATATGGTAACAGGTGTGATGAAGGACCTGCCGGATAATGCTTCTTTCAAATTTGAATGGCTGTTGCCTATGGAAAGGATTGTACAGGAAAACCCATGGCTGAAAAAATGGGGCGGGAATGCTCCCCGTACCTATGTACTTGTTGACCCTAAAGCGGATATCGGTAAAGTAAATGCAAAAGTAAAAGGGATCATCCAGCGGAACGCTAAAGAATCCCAGGCGGAAGTATTCCTGTATCCTTATAAAGATACATACCTGGAAGGTCGCTTCAACAAAGGAAAACTGGATGGTGGGCGCATTGAATACGTAAGGCTCTTTATCATTATTGCCATCTTTGTTCTGTTGATCGCCTGCATTAATTTCATGAACCTTTCCACAGCGAGAGCTATTCAGCGCAGTAAAGAAGTGGGAGTACGCAAGAGCATTGGGGCTGGCAGAGGAGCGTTGATCTCACAGTTCCTGGGAGAATCTTTTGCCCTGGTAACCATTGCCACGGCTCTTTCCCTGTTATTGGTATGGATACTGCTGCCTTCTTTTGAAAAGATGGTGAGCGTTACCTTGTCCGTTCCTCTATTCACATGGTACAATATGCTTGCATTATTGTTCCTGGCTTTATTCACCGGTTTTGTAGCCGGCAGTTATCCTGCGTTCTATCTTTCTTCGCTGAATGCGGTAACTACCTTAAAGGGAGGTATGCTAAGGCTGAAGTCCAGTGCTATCTGGTTACGGAAAGGGCTGGTGGTTTTCCAGTTCGTTGTGTCCACTGTGCTGATCGTTGCCGCCTTCCTTATTTACCAGCAGATAAATTTTATTAAGAACCGCAATCTTGGATTAAATAAAGACCAGGTGGTTTGGTTCTATAACGAAGGCTCAATGGTAAATGACCTGAAACCATTTAGGAATGCCCTCTCAGGCCTGCCGGGAGTGGAAGCCATTTCAGATGCAGATCAGCTGCCCATCCAGGTAGGCAGCAACTTCTCCGGAATAGGCTGGAAAGGTAAAAGCCCCAATGAAGATATCCTGTTCGATAACCTGCTGGTGGGATACGACCTGCAAAAAACAATGCAGCTGGAAATGGTAGAGGGCAGAACTTTCTCGCCGGAATTTGCAACAGATACGAACGGTATTGTGATCAATGAAACAGCCGCGAAGGTAATGTCTTTAAAACCACCTTATGTTGGCCAGCTCTTAACCGTAGATGACCAGCAGTTACCGATCATTGGAGTAACAAGGGATTTTTCCAGTAACCACCTTGAGAAAAAAGTAGCACCGATGTCCATCCGCTACCGTAGTGCGAAAAATAAATTCGTACTCGTGCGTATTAAACCTGACCAGGTGGAAACTGCCATCGGCAGTATAGAAAAAGTATTCAAACAGTTCAACCCGCAATACCCTTTCGAAATAAAATACATGGACGCCTCTTTTGCAGATATGTATAAAAGCGAACAGGTAATAGGAAGATTGTCTGCCGCTTTCACAGCATTAGCGATCTTCATTGCCTGTCTTGGTTTGTTTGGCCTGGCTACATTCACGGCGCAGCAGCGTACAAAGGAGATAGGGATCAGGAAAGTGCTCGGCGCCAGTATAATGCAGATCCTGGCGTTATTAAGCAAAGACTTTATCCGGCTGGTGTTGATCGCAGTAGGGATCGCCATGCCGCTGGCTGGATATTTTATGCATGGCTGGTTGAACAGGTTTGCTTATCACGTGGATATTTCCTGGTGGGTATATGTATCAACAGGGGTGATCGCTATTGTACTGGCCATGCTCACGGTAAGTTATCAGTCTATCAGAACGGCAAGAATGAATCCCGTTAAATCTTTAAGATCAGAATAG
- a CDS encoding ABC transporter permease, with protein sequence MIRNYFIIAWRNLLKHKAVSVINLLGLTVAFTICVLLVMGVYHELSYDQFHENRKDIYHPYFVMQRPEGRKPTPYMVEPMLRALKERFPAVKQGSRYYNRECELVYNGKHLIRKIAYVDGDFFRMFSFPLVQGGVLSERENIVLDEETAKTMFGEEMPVGKQVKMQSGGSWHLYTVSGVTGNVPANSSFDYNVATLFENNENYPDQVNNWHDHNHHLFIQLAPGTDRQQFEAGLQPFINTQFEYIVKNLQREGAAPSSRGQYMEMLLQPFSNLHTDTSIYGWKNAVSHTYLNMLLIVAGFVLLVACINFINLSIGKSFTRTREVGLRKTLGAKPGQVVMQFWAEAVLICLLALLITIPLCYFLLPHYRALFGSSVTTGILFKPLTITYILGGFLLVTIIAGGYPALKMSRLDAVNTLKGRLKLKTSGSMRGSLIISQFAIAILLISCTWITWQQLHYLRNHPVGYNSAQVISIPVGTEVNGKDALELLRQKMAGNPSVLSVTGLSKDMGLGMDGQSFGLMIALNHKNRSMHVRWLTVGYDFVKTMGLQLLEGRDFSGTDSTGLVINEEMAKWLGEESAIGVKIRYDSIQPPSAIIGVVKNFNYESLHHPIQPLALVMHMNIPISHLFVKVRPDNLPEMMDKLSAAWASIAPHSAFKGSFVDENVNRQYAREEQLTRIFIYAATAAVILSCLGLFALAVLVITQRTKEIGIRKAMGASAGNILQLITHDFVKLILIAMVVAIPLAWYFMNKWLSGFAFSIGIKWWWLAGAGLLALLVALCTIGYQSLKAAFTHPVRSLKSE encoded by the coding sequence ATGATCAGGAACTATTTCATCATCGCATGGCGCAACCTGCTAAAGCACAAAGCGGTTTCTGTAATTAATTTACTGGGACTCACTGTAGCGTTTACAATCTGCGTGCTGCTGGTGATGGGAGTATATCATGAGTTGTCTTATGATCAGTTCCATGAAAACAGGAAAGATATTTATCATCCTTATTTTGTTATGCAACGGCCGGAGGGCCGAAAGCCAACCCCTTATATGGTGGAACCCATGCTGAGGGCCTTAAAAGAACGCTTCCCGGCTGTGAAGCAAGGTAGCAGGTATTATAACCGGGAATGTGAGCTGGTATATAATGGCAAACATTTAATAAGGAAGATCGCCTACGTGGATGGGGATTTCTTCAGGATGTTCAGCTTTCCGCTGGTACAGGGTGGAGTGCTAAGCGAACGGGAAAACATTGTGCTGGACGAGGAAACGGCCAAGACCATGTTTGGAGAAGAGATGCCTGTTGGCAAACAGGTGAAAATGCAGTCCGGCGGCTCCTGGCATTTATACACAGTAAGCGGGGTAACAGGGAATGTACCCGCAAACTCCAGTTTTGATTACAACGTAGCCACCTTATTTGAAAACAATGAGAACTACCCTGATCAGGTGAATAACTGGCATGATCACAATCACCACCTTTTTATTCAACTGGCCCCGGGAACAGACCGGCAGCAATTCGAGGCAGGTTTGCAACCTTTTATCAATACGCAGTTTGAGTACATTGTAAAAAACCTGCAACGAGAGGGAGCAGCGCCTTCCTCCAGGGGGCAGTATATGGAAATGCTGCTGCAACCCTTTTCCAACCTGCATACAGATACCAGCATCTATGGCTGGAAGAATGCGGTAAGCCATACTTATCTCAATATGTTGCTGATCGTAGCGGGGTTCGTTCTCCTGGTGGCTTGTATCAATTTTATTAACCTCTCTATAGGGAAATCTTTTACCCGCACCCGCGAAGTGGGGCTGAGAAAAACCCTCGGAGCAAAGCCCGGCCAGGTGGTGATGCAGTTCTGGGCAGAAGCGGTATTGATCTGCCTGCTGGCCTTGCTGATCACTATACCGCTGTGTTATTTCCTGCTGCCACATTACAGAGCGTTATTCGGCAGCAGTGTAACCACCGGTATATTATTTAAACCGTTAACAATAACATATATACTGGGGGGCTTCCTCCTTGTTACCATCATCGCAGGAGGATATCCGGCATTGAAGATGAGCCGCCTGGATGCGGTAAACACTCTGAAAGGCCGTCTAAAACTGAAAACGTCCGGCTCCATGCGTGGAAGCCTTATCATATCCCAGTTTGCCATTGCTATATTATTGATCTCCTGTACATGGATCACCTGGCAGCAGTTACATTATCTGCGCAACCATCCGGTAGGATACAACAGCGCGCAGGTGATCAGTATACCTGTAGGTACAGAAGTGAATGGGAAAGATGCATTGGAACTATTGCGGCAAAAGATGGCCGGGAACCCTTCCGTACTGAGTGTTACGGGACTGTCTAAAGATATGGGGCTGGGTATGGATGGCCAATCCTTTGGCCTGATGATAGCACTCAACCATAAGAACAGGAGCATGCATGTGCGGTGGTTGACCGTTGGATATGATTTTGTAAAAACAATGGGCCTTCAGTTATTAGAAGGGCGTGATTTTTCAGGAACAGATAGCACGGGCCTTGTGATCAATGAAGAAATGGCCAAGTGGCTGGGAGAAGAAAGTGCCATTGGCGTAAAGATCAGGTATGACAGTATACAGCCACCCTCTGCTATCATCGGTGTGGTGAAAAACTTTAACTATGAATCGCTGCATCATCCTATACAACCGCTGGCGCTTGTGATGCATATGAATATTCCCATCAGCCACCTGTTCGTAAAAGTACGTCCGGATAATCTGCCGGAAATGATGGACAAGCTGAGTGCCGCATGGGCCAGTATTGCTCCGCATTCTGCATTTAAAGGCAGCTTTGTGGATGAGAATGTGAACCGCCAGTATGCAAGAGAAGAACAATTGACCCGGATTTTCATCTATGCTGCAACGGCAGCAGTTATATTGTCCTGCCTTGGATTGTTTGCACTGGCCGTATTGGTGATCACACAGCGAACAAAAGAGATAGGTATCCGTAAAGCTATGGGTGCATCAGCTGGAAATATCCTCCAACTGATCACACACGATTTCGTTAAACTAATCCTCATTGCTATGGTGGTGGCTATACCGCTTGCCTGGTATTTTATGAATAAATGGCTGTCAGGTTTTGCCTTCAGCATCGGGATAAAATGGTGGTGGCTGGCAGGCGCAGGCTTGCTGGCATTATTGGTGGCCTTATGTACCATTGGATACCAATCGTTGAAAGCAGCATTTACTCATCCGGTAAGATCTCTTAAATCCGAATAA
- a CDS encoding ABC transporter permease, whose protein sequence is MLRNYLKIAFRNLLKHKINTLINLLGLTVAFTICLLLVISVYYEFSYNKYHVNGKDIYRTYFAQQTPEGEQFQPTMPEPMLKALKDQFSAVKYGSRYIRRGGEIEYNGKHYMKQVTYVDADFFSMFTFPLIKGNAAKVLDNKNNIVLNEEVATAIFGNEDPIGKIVRMQSTGTWRAYTVTGVGKKAPDNSSFAYQTATRFENEDNYPNTVNEWESTNHDLFIQLVPGTDPRKFEAGLHTFINKQYESNINDLKRDGAQPNARGQYVELLLQPFLGMHTDTSMRGVGTVISRTYLNMLLAVACFVMLIACFNFINLSVGRSFTRSREVGLRKTLGAMPRQVAMQFWGEAALICLIALVISVPLFYFLLPHYKLIFDSSLTIDVLFRPATIACIFACFLLITLAAGGYPAWIMTRMDAVKILKGKLRLKTSGALRNGLIISQFAIAILLISCTLVTWQQLNYLRNRPLGYNSNQIVSIPVGTEVSGRDALRLLKQKLAQEPSVLSVTGLSTNLGVGLDGGSYSWGTGFDYKEKAVNMAWLNVGFDFVKTMDLTLLSGRDFSETFSTDSNSIVINEQMVRQLGEKDPIGVKLVYDTAQAPMTVIGVVKDFNFQSLHTKVEPLGLVMHRPMPINVLLVKVRPDRLPAMMGKLRSAWAEISPRSEFQGSFLDENIDRQYAREERFTRIFVYAAIVAIVLSCLGLFALAILAIMQRTKEIGIRKALGASAGSIVQLITRDFVKLIFIAMVIATPLAYYSMNKWLEGFAFSIDIKWWWLLCAGLVALLVALFTIGYQSLKAAFTNPVKSLRSE, encoded by the coding sequence ATGTTACGTAACTACCTTAAAATAGCTTTCCGCAATCTGCTGAAGCATAAAATAAATACCCTGATCAACTTACTTGGGTTGACGGTGGCATTTACGATATGCCTCCTGCTGGTGATCAGTGTATATTATGAGTTCTCTTATAATAAATACCATGTAAACGGGAAAGATATCTACCGTACTTATTTTGCCCAGCAAACCCCGGAAGGGGAACAGTTTCAGCCTACTATGCCGGAACCCATGCTCAAAGCATTAAAGGACCAGTTCTCTGCTGTTAAATATGGCAGCCGCTATATCAGAAGGGGAGGAGAGATCGAGTATAACGGTAAGCATTATATGAAACAGGTTACTTATGTGGATGCTGATTTTTTCTCCATGTTCACATTTCCCCTGATCAAGGGTAATGCTGCAAAAGTGCTGGATAACAAGAACAATATTGTATTGAATGAAGAGGTGGCTACCGCCATTTTCGGAAACGAAGATCCCATCGGGAAAATAGTACGGATGCAGTCTACCGGTACCTGGCGTGCATACACAGTTACCGGTGTGGGAAAAAAAGCACCCGATAATTCCAGTTTTGCTTACCAGACAGCCACCCGGTTTGAGAATGAAGATAATTATCCGAACACTGTGAATGAATGGGAATCTACGAATCATGATCTGTTCATTCAACTGGTACCCGGCACTGATCCCCGGAAATTTGAAGCGGGTTTGCATACTTTCATTAATAAGCAATACGAATCCAATATCAATGATCTGAAACGGGATGGGGCGCAGCCAAATGCCAGGGGGCAGTATGTGGAGCTGCTCCTGCAACCTTTCCTGGGCATGCATACAGATACCAGCATGCGGGGAGTGGGTACTGTGATCAGTCGCACATATCTTAATATGCTGCTCGCTGTGGCTTGTTTTGTAATGCTGATTGCCTGTTTCAATTTCATCAATCTTTCGGTGGGCAGGTCTTTCACCCGTTCCCGCGAAGTGGGTTTGAGAAAAACCCTCGGAGCTATGCCCCGCCAGGTAGCTATGCAGTTCTGGGGCGAAGCTGCCCTGATCTGCCTGATAGCACTGGTCATCAGCGTACCCTTATTCTATTTCCTCCTTCCCCATTATAAATTGATCTTCGACAGTAGCTTAACCATCGATGTGTTGTTCCGCCCTGCAACGATTGCCTGTATATTCGCCTGTTTCCTGCTGATCACTTTGGCAGCAGGTGGTTATCCGGCATGGATCATGACGCGCATGGATGCCGTGAAGATCCTGAAAGGCAAACTGCGTTTAAAAACATCCGGAGCACTGCGCAATGGACTGATCATTTCCCAGTTCGCCATTGCCATCCTGCTGATCTCCTGCACGCTGGTAACCTGGCAGCAATTGAACTACCTCCGCAACCGGCCATTGGGCTATAACAGCAACCAGATAGTAAGCATACCTGTAGGAACGGAAGTGAGTGGAAGAGATGCGTTAAGGTTATTAAAGCAAAAACTGGCCCAGGAGCCTTCCGTACTCAGCGTTACAGGCCTTTCCACTAACCTGGGTGTAGGGCTTGACGGCGGTTCCTATAGCTGGGGCACAGGTTTTGACTATAAAGAAAAAGCCGTGAATATGGCCTGGCTGAATGTGGGATTTGATTTTGTGAAAACAATGGACCTCACATTATTGAGCGGCCGCGATTTCTCTGAAACATTTTCTACAGACAGCAACTCCATTGTGATCAATGAACAGATGGTAAGGCAGCTGGGAGAAAAAGATCCGATTGGTGTAAAACTGGTATATGACACTGCACAGGCACCCATGACGGTGATAGGTGTGGTAAAGGATTTTAACTTCCAGTCCCTGCACACAAAAGTGGAGCCGCTGGGTCTTGTGATGCACCGGCCGATGCCTATTAATGTATTATTGGTAAAGGTCCGCCCGGATAGACTGCCGGCGATGATGGGGAAACTCAGGAGCGCATGGGCTGAGATCTCTCCCCGTTCAGAGTTTCAGGGCAGTTTCCTTGATGAAAATATTGACAGGCAGTATGCCCGTGAAGAACGTTTCACCCGCATTTTCGTATACGCCGCTATTGTGGCCATTGTATTATCCTGTCTTGGATTATTTGCACTTGCCATCCTGGCCATTATGCAAAGAACGAAAGAAATTGGCATCCGCAAAGCGCTTGGAGCTTCCGCAGGAAGCATCGTACAACTCATCACGCGCGACTTTGTAAAATTGATATTCATTGCCATGGTGATCGCTACACCACTCGCTTATTATTCCATGAACAAATGGCTGGAAGGTTTTGCTTTCAGTATAGATATTAAATGGTGGTGGCTCCTGTGTGCAGGCCTGGTGGCATTACTGGTGGCATTATTTACGATCGGCTATCAATCGCTCAAAGCGGCATTTACTAACCCTGTTAAATCATTACGTTCGGAATGA